The Triticum dicoccoides isolate Atlit2015 ecotype Zavitan chromosome 6A, WEW_v2.0, whole genome shotgun sequence genome has a window encoding:
- the LOC119316551 gene encoding gallate 1-beta-glucosyltransferase-like, with the protein MGEEAPVAVTAAVTTSPAPHLLLICFPGQGHVNPMLRLAKRFAAKGLLVTFSSTSYVGGKITASSGVEAGGDGVPLGRGRIRFEFLDDDFDGNDLDDLMKHLETTGPVVFAELLRRQEEAGRPVTCIVGNPFLPWAIDVAHDAGIPTAVLWVQSCAVFSLYYHHVHGLVEFPPEDDLDARVNLPGLPPLSVADVPSFLLPSNPYKLLTDAILKQFRTIHKASWVFVNSFYELEPEVVDALPGISPPPPPLIPVGPLVELEEEGAVRGDMIKSADDCVGWLDAQAPRSVVYASLGSVVVLSAEELAEMAHGLASTGRPFLWVVRPDCSAMLPEGYLDSVAGRGMVVPWSPQDLVLAHPSTACFLTHCGWNSTLETLAAGLPVVAFPQWGDQCTDAKYLVEEFKMGVRIGTPLRRDAVRDAVEDVVAGPDAGAMLEKARAWCAAARTAVAAGGSSDRHVQAFVDQVVAGTIGARADKDLVAAEQQGFDSSSLRGN; encoded by the coding sequence ATGGGCGAGGAGGCTCCGGTCGCGGTCACCGCGGCGGTGACGACGTCGCCGGCGCCCCACCTGCTCCTCATATGCTTCCCGGGCCAGGGCCACGTCAACCCCATGCTCCGCCTCGCCAAGCGCTTCGCGGCCAAGGGCCTCCTCGTcaccttctcctccacctcctACGTTGGAGGCAAGATCACGGCCTCCTCCGGGGTGGAGGCCGGCGGCGACGGCGTGCCGCTCGGCCGCGGAAGGATCCGGTTCGAGTTCTTGGACGACGATTTCGACGGGAATGACCTCGACGACCTGATGAAGCACCTGGAGACGACCGGCCCCGTGGTGTTCGCGGAGCTGCTGAGGCGCCAGGAGGAGGCGGGCCGGCCGGTGACGTGCATCGTCGGGAACCCGTTCCTCCCGTGGGCGATCGACGTCGCCCACGATGCCGGCATCCCCACGGCGGTGCTGTGGGTGCAGTCGTGCGCCGTGTTCTCGCTCTACTACCACCACGTGCACGGGCTCGTGGAGTTCCCGCCCGAGGACGACCTCGACGCCCGGGTCAACCTCCCGGGCCTCCCGCCGCTGTCCGTCGCCGACGTGCCGTCGTTCCTGCTGCCGTCCAACCCCTACAAGCTCCTCACCGACGCGATACTGAAGCAGTTCCGCACCATCCACAAGGCGTCGTGGGTGTTCGTCAACTCCTTCTACGAGCTGGAGCCCGAGGTGGTGGACGCGCTCCCGggcatctcgccgccgccgccgccgctcatccCCGTGGGCCCGCTCGTGGAGCTGGAGGAGGAGGGCGCCGTGCGGGGCGACATGATCAAGTCGGCGGACGACTGCGTGGGGTGGCTGGACGCGCAGGCGCCGCGCTCCGTCGTGTACGCGTCGCTCGGCAGCGTCGTGGTGCTGTCCGCCGAGGAGCTGGCCGAGATGGCGCACGGGCTCGCGTCCACCGGCCGCCCCTTCCTGTGGGTGGTTCGGCCGGACTGCAGCGCGATGCTTCCCGAGGGGTACCTGGACTCCGTCGCCGGGCGCGGCATGGTGGTGCCGTGGAGCCCGCAGGACCTGGTGCTGGCGCACCCGTCCACGGCGTGCTTCCTCACGCACTGCGGCTGGAACTCCACGCTGGAGACGCTCGCGGCGGGGCTTCCCGTGGTGGCGTTCCCGCAGTGGGGCGACCAGTGCACGGACGCCAAGTACCTCGTGGAGGAGTTCAAGATGGGGGTGCGCATCGGCACGCCGCTGCGGAGGGACGCCGTGCGCGACGCCGTGGAGGACGTCGTGGCCGGGCCGGACGCCGGCGCGATGCTCGAGAAGGCCAGGGCGTGGTGCGCGGCGGCGAGGACGGCCGTGGCGGCCGGCGGGTCGTCGGACCGCCACGTACAGGCGTTTGTTGACCAGGTTGTGGCGGGAACCATTGGCGCACGAGCAGATAAGGACCTTGTGGCTGCGGAGCAGCAAGGTTTCGATTCATCTTCTCTACGTGGAAACTAA